One segment of Ascochyta rabiei chromosome 7, complete sequence DNA contains the following:
- a CDS encoding Aminopeptidase Y, whose product MLKSITAVAACAATFVDAAALLPRANSTKKLVTSEALRHLLDIDNLYAKAEHLQEIAYSTEGKNRVIGSKGHDDTVAWIKETIGQFPDYYTIQLQGVPLLVGVSANLTANNKTIEVYPVTLAPEGDVSGPLVAIPNLGCEEADFTESLEGKIALINRGTCSFGIKVQLAAAKGALGVVAWNNGEGTLEGYSLQVFEDPAKPYVPVGGITLGQGESLLAQLQAGVDINVNLKTIVQNATSYNVIAETIAGDHDNVIHVGGHSDSVTAGPGINDNGSGSISLLEIAIQLTKFSINNAVRFSWWTGEEAGLLGAEYYVKQLSQAEKDKIRLFLDFDMMASPNYAIQIYDGDGSAFNSTGPAGSAEAEHEFAAYFDNLGLNHTEIEFDGRSDYGPFLEAGIAAGGIAGGAEGIKTQEEFEMFGGGAGVPYDVNYHEDGDTVNNLNLEAWIEFARAIAHMTATYARSWDTIPPRNATASVKRSEKYNEYKQAFQKTKRYQRWV is encoded by the exons ATGCTTAAGTCAATCACTGCCGTTGCTGCCTGCGCAGCTACCTTCGTGGACGCCGCGGCTTTGCTGCCTCGTGCCAACTCCACTAAGAAGCTTGTTACCTCC GAAGCCTTGAGGCATCTGCTTGATATTGACAACCTTTATGCCAAGGCCGAGCACTTGCAGGAGATTGCCTACAGTACTGAAGGCAAGAACCGTGTTATTGGCAGCAAGGGACACGATGACACAGTTGCCTGGATCAAGGAAACTATCGGACAGTTTCCTGATTACTACACCATCCAGCTTCAGGGCGTCCCGCTCCTGGTTGGTGTGTCTGCGAACCTTACTGCCAACAACAAGACCATTGAAGTTTACCCGGTCACCCTTGCGCCGGAAGGTGATGTTTCAGGCCCGCTCGTTGCCATTCCCAATTTGGGCTGCGAAGAG GCGGACTTCACTGAGAGCTTAGAGGGCAAGATTGCACTCATCAACCGCGGTACCTGCTCATTCGGTATCAAGGTTCAGCTTGCAGCTGCAAAGGGCGCACTTGGTGTGGTCGCCTGGAACAACGGCGAAGGCACTCTCGAGGGTTACTCGCTGCAGGTGTTTGAGGATCCTGCTAAGCCCTACGTGCCTGTTGGTGGTATCACTCTCGGCCAGGGCGAGTCCCTCCTCGCTCAGCTCCAAGCTGGCGTTGACATCAACGTCAACCTCAAGACCATTGTGCAGAATGCCACTAGCTACAATGTCATTGCAGAGACAATTGCTGGTGATCATGACAACGTCATTCACGTCGGTGGACATTCGGATTCAGTTACCGCGGGCCCAGGAATTAACGACAATGGCTCTGGCTCTATCTCCCTTCTTGAGATCGCCATCCAGCTGACAAAGTTCTCCATAAACAACGCCGTTCGTTTTTCTTGGTGGACCGGTGAAGAGGCTGGTCTGCTCGGTGCTGAGTACTACGTCAAGCAGCTGTCGCAAGCTGAGAAGGACAAAATCCGTCTGTTCCTTGACTTTGACATGATGGCATCACCCAACTACGCCATTCAGATCTACGATGGCGATGGTTCGGCATTCAACTCCACTGGCCCCGCTGGCTCTGCGGAAGCCGAGCACGAGTTCGCAGCATACTTCGACAACCTTGGTCTCAACCATACCGAGATCGAGTTCGATGGCCGTTCTGACTACGGTCCTTTCCTTGAGGCTGGTATTGCGGCCGGGGGTATTGCAGGTGGAGCTGAGGGCATCAAGACCCAAGAAGAGTTTGAGATGTTTGGTGGTGGCGCTGGTGTTCCCTACGATGTCAACTACCACGAGGACGGTGACACAGTCAACAACCTAAACCTTGAGGCTTGGATCGAGTTTGCCAGAGCTATTGCGCACATGACCGCTACGTATGCCCGCAGCTGGGATACCATCCCGCCAAGGAACGCCACTGCGTCGGTTAAGAGGTCTGAGAAGTACAATGAGTACAAGCAGGCTTTCCAGAAGACCAAGAGGTACCAGAGGTGGGTCTAA
- a CDS encoding Arf GTPase arl1 encodes MGGYISKFSGLIWAKKETRILILGLDNAGKTTLLYRLKIGEVVTTIPTIGFNVESVTYKNLNFNVWDLGGQTSIRPYWRCYYANTAAVIFVIDSTDIDRLSTASEELSAMLNEEELRDAALLVFANKQDQPGAKGAGEISEALRLGELKDRNWSIVACSAVDGRGVDEGMDWLVSNVNNDN; translated from the exons ATGGGCGGCTATATTTCAAAGTTCTCGGGGTTAATTTGGGCGAAGAAGGAGACTAGGATACTGATTCTTGGGCTT GATAACGCTGGCAAGACAACACTGTTGTACAGACTGAAG ATTGGCGAAGTAGTTACGACAATACCAACAATAGGGTTCAATGTCGAATCGGTGACATACAAGAATCTCAACTTCAATGTTTGG GATCTTGGAGGCCAGACTTCGATTCGTCCATACTGGCGTTGCTACTACGCCAACACAGCCGCTGTAATATTCGTCATTGATAGCACCGATATCGATCGTTTGTCAACCGCCTCGGAGGAACTGTCTGCCATGCTGAACGAAGAGGAACTACGAGACGCCGCCCTGCTCGTCTTCGCGAACAAACAAGATCAACCTGGCGCAAAGGGTGCTGGCGAGATTAGCGAGGCATTGAGGCTAGGCGAACTGAAGGATCGCAACTGGAGTATTGTTGCATGTAGTGCGGTCGATGGTCGTGGTGTGGACGAGGGCATGGATTGGCTTGTG TCGAATGTGAACAATGATAACTAG
- a CDS encoding Demethylsterigmatocystin 6-O-methyltransferase — protein sequence MRWALVQIGIDLVVFATLSTNTNPIGLQYFLDATGASLTLLAHLLRSLVSFGLILETKKDTFTANGVSNAHAHPDVVGAFPYVTHLHALTAQALPRYLRDHKYQDMTDTKDLPFHLALGTDLPPFEWMRKHPEQMKAMGHAMRIEPAADSALLVDVGGGFGQQSVAFKAQVASTTSRIVVQDVASTLAYTPRIDGIEFQEHDFFTPQTIKGAKYYNLRHILHDWTAEDSIHILQNLIPALSPESRIVIDEVIRPDTHVP from the exons ATGCGATGGGCTCTTGTTCAGATCGGTATAGATCTGGTCGTATTCGCAACCCTTTCTACGAATACCAACCCGATCGGCCTGCAGTACTTCCTTGATGCAACTGGTGCATCCCTTACATTGCTTGCTCACCTCTTGCGGTCTTTGGTATCTTTTGGCTTGATCCTCGAGACGAAGAAAGACACTTTCACTGCGAACGGCGTTTCGAACGCGCATGCCCACCCAGATGTCGTTGGTGCTTTCCCATATGTCACGCATCTGCATGCTTTAACCGCTCAAGCTCTGCCTCGCTACCTACGCGATCACAAGTACCAAGATATGACCGACACCAAAGATCTACCCTTCCATCTGGCTTTGGGCACAGATCTGCCGCCTTTCGAATGGATGAGGAAACACCCCGAGCAGATGAAGGCCATGGGCCATGCAATGAGAATTGAGC CTGCAGCGGATTCTGCACTCCTGGTTGATGTTGGCGGTGGTTTCGGACAACAATCAGTGGCTTTCAAGGCGCAGGTGGCATCAACAACAAGTCGTATCGTTGTCCAAGACGTAGCCTCAACGCTGGCTTACACCCCCAGAATCGATGGTATCGAATTTCAGGAACACGACTTCTTCACGCCTCAGACCATCAAAGGTGCCAAATACTACAATCTCCGGCACATACTGCACGACTGGACGGCTGAGGACAGCATCCACATTCTCCAAAACCTGATCCCTGCTTTATCACCTGAGTCGCGCATCGTCATTGACGAAGTGATTCGGCCGGACACCCATGTGCCTTGA
- a CDS encoding Rho GTPase, protein MSQQQNNGEPVMRRKLVIIGDGACGKTSLLSVFTLGYFPTRYVPTVFENYVTDCRVDGKSVQLALWDTAGQEDYERLRPLAYSKAHVILIGFSVDSPDSLENVKHKWAEEARERCQGIPLILIGLKKDLRDDPLAQEEMRKKSLRFTTPKQGSDMKEMIGARKYLECSSLTGDGVDDVFEAATRAALLSVDKKEGAGCGCVVL, encoded by the exons ATGTCTCAGCAGCAGAACAATGGCGAGCCCGTGATGCGTAG GAAACTAGTAATTATCGGCGACGGAGCTTGCGGCAAGACTAGTCTTCTGAGCGTTTTCACCCTCGGCTACTTCCCTACG CGTTATGTTCCCACCGTCTTTGAAAACTACGTCACCGACTGCAGAGTAGACGGCAAGTCGGTTCAGCTGGCACTGTGGGATACGGCAGGCCAAGAGGATTATGAACGCTTACGCCCGCTCGCCTACAGCAAGGCACATGTCATCCTCATCGGCTTCTCCGTCGACTCGCCTGACTCGCTGGAAAACGTCAAGCACAAGTGGGCTGAGGAGGCACGCGAAAGATGTCAAGGCATCCCTCTCATACTGATTGGATTGAAAAAGGACCTGCGTGACGATCCACTCGCCCAAGAGGAGATGAGGAAGAAGTCCCTTCGTTTCACCACACCCAAACAGGGTAGCGACATGAAGGAGATGATTGGCGCGCGCAAATACCTCGAATGCTCCTCGCTGACGGGAGACGGTGTAGACGACGTCTTCGAGGCTGCCACACGCGCTGCCCTGCTTTCCGTCGACAAGAAAGAGGGTGCCGGCTGCGGTTGCGTAGTGCTGTAG
- a CDS encoding Stress response protein nst1, translated as MAHGSKAPAPAAMPSNPSPAAHAPQPSAVNRKKQKRREKEAARKALHEPDAPPSPSSSPSPVKNGVHGIHAVSPALAAALARQTAPPYAAPNPDEPRYDDDEDDDDEPEFYSDEEVEHYEHAYAANGHYPQPYAHASIPPASAKKSKRKKRASQPPPPLAYTQHAVPRHSPAPAHAHVARSAAPRKDRIWNTSTQEERERIREFWLSLGEDERKSLVKIEKEAVLRKMKEQQKHSCSCSVCGRKRTAIEEELEVLYDAYYEELEHAPHPRPLMTTHPPPGHAHAHAHAHAHAHAHHYDDDEDEEDDDEDEDYSGDEEEDYSNSEISSEADYSSEERSLPPPEASDFLHFGSSLQVKGGILTVADDLLKNDGKKFIEMMEQLAERRMQREEEAQYQAHPSMYQTHNQHAHAPPPEEDDFDDEGDEEEGYEDEDYEEEDEDEDDTMTEEQRMEEGRRMFQIFAARMFEQRVLQAYREKVAAERQQRLLEELAEEDERKDQKEAKKLKEAQKRKEKKDKQKQQKAEEKARKEAEQAAKEAELKAAEEKRLEEQRKKREEQRKRKDAERKAQEEEKQRKEAERQRRQQEERERQQEAERKAREHKAQEKKAKEEARRKEREERDAKEKEAREKRIQEDKERKERDAKAKADKQAAAAGARKASQPIAVALPPQLLKQTSSSGMPSPHVTPALPKAPTPNHPRHISHQGSHGSSPNTPQAAPGTSKSMSPTNAYGPIMPKSILTKPTAAQHQNHLQHGQPALPMLPLGPPPGMQGPPGLHMSGMPPALNGFPGQGSMLPGIMGPRPGMPPFPPQLGTQNFRGFPPPGMPMGRGFPMDGPPGFGPMPGFGGPNQMPGFGMGLSPHSRQGSGSFDRLPSVDSPISGPQAQPIQRPTPIKRPSSTKPTDDESRPDVDDLADHLGSKALLDDAEDMPEPMERRASVQQHSSFRSTPMGFGFADAPMPSRNDSFSAFGAPGGNIWGTPPMPFALGPGATWGNSPTSGFFNNNPFPVGSIRTNERGPNEQRIVWLRRMVCTACKMVAARQPTQDGYVDASEVHQQIDGLRNPNEPAVTPEEIKEACDIIDSTQTNGGGSLEYKESGPGRLSHIKFVDVAAAPPATLGEIGSPVPGHSVLVGGFGNPRPFPGLGPQGF; from the exons ATGGCCCACGGCTCCAAGGCGCCAGCCCCCGCCGCCATGCCCTCCAATCCCTCGCCCGCCGCACATGCGCCCCAGCCGAGCGCCGTGAATcgcaagaagcagaagcgCCGCGAGAAGGAAGCCGCAAGGAAGGCTCTCCACGAGCCTGACGccccgccctcgccctcgtcctcgccctcgcccgtCAAGAACGGCGTTCATGGCATCCACGCTGTGTCGCCCGCCCTGGCCGCCGCCCTGGCCCGCCAGACTGCCCCGCCCTACGCCGCCCCCAACCCGGACGAGCCACGgtacgacgacgacgaagacgacgacgacgagccTGAGTTCTACTCGGACGAGGAGGTCGAGCACTACGAGCATGCATACGCCGCCAACGGCCACTACCCGCAGCCCTACGCTCACGCCTCCATACCCCCCGCCAGCGCCAAGAAGTCGAAACGGAAGAAGCGAGCCTCCCAGCCGCCCCCTCCGCTTGCCTACACACAGCACGCCGTGCCGCGACACAGCCCTGCCCCCGCGCATGCCCACGTCGCCAGGTCCGCTGCGCCCCGCAAGGATCGCATATGGAACACCTCCACCCAGGAGGAGCGTGAGCGCATCCGCGAGTTCTGGCTGTCCCTCGGCGAAGACGAACGCAAGTCGCTCGTCAAAATCGAAAAGGAAGCCGTGTTGCGCAAAATGAAGGAACAGCAGAAGCACTCGTGCAGCTGCTCTGTGTGTGGGAGGAAGCGCACCGCCATTGAGGAGGAGCTGGAGGTTCTATACGATGCATATTATGAAGAGCTCGAGCA TGCCCCGCACCCGCGCCCGCTCATGACCACACACCCGCCGCCTGGCCACGCCCATGCTcatgcccatgcccatgctcatgcccatgcccatcattacgacgacgacgaagacgaagaggacgatgacgaagacgaagactaCTCGGGcgacgaagaggaggactACTCGAACAGCGAAATCTCCTCCGAGGCCGACTACAGCTCGGAAGAACGTAGCCTGCCACCGCCTGAGGCGTCCGACTTCCTCCACTTTGGCAGTAGTCTGCAAGTCAAAG GTGGTATACTGACCGTGGCTGACGATCTGCTCAAGAACGACGGAAAGAAGTTCATAGAGATGATGGAGCAGCTTGCCGAGCGTAGGATGCagagagaagaggaggcTCAGTATCAAGCGCATCCAAGCATGTATCAGACGCACAACCAACACGCCCACGCACCCCCACCCGAAGAAGACGACTTTGACGACGAGGGAGACGAGGAAGAAGGCTACGAGGACGAAGACTacgaagaagaggacgaggacgaggat GACACCATGACCGAAGAGCAGAGGATGGAGGAGGGGAGGCGAATGTTTCAGATTTTTGCTGCGCGCATGTTCGAGCAACGAGTCCTTCAGGCGTATCGAGAGAAGGTCGCCGCGGAACGGCAGCAACGTTTGCTCGAAGAACTAGCAGAAGAGGACGAACGCAAAGACCAGAAAGAGGCCAAGAAGTTGAAGGAGGCCCAAAAACgaaaggagaagaaagacaagcagaagcagcagaAGGCGGAAGAGAAGGCTCGCAAAGAAGCAGAGCAGGCCGCCAAAGAAGCTGAGCTCAAGGCGGCAGAGGAGAAGCGACTGGAGGAACAACGCAAGAAGCGTGAAGAGCAACGGAAAAGGAAAGACGCCGAACGGAAAGCCCAAGAAGAGGAGAAGCAGCGAAAAGAGGCCGAACGCCAGAGGCGTCAGCAAGAAGAGCGCGAGCGACAACAGGAGGCCGAAAGGAAAGCACGCGAGCACAAGGCTCAGGAGAAGAAGGCCAAGGAAGAGGCTAGACGAAAAGAGCGTGAAGAGAGAGACGCCAAGGAGAAAGAGGCTCGTGAGAAGAGGATACAAGAAGACAAGGAACGGAAGGAGCGCGATGCGAAAGCGAAAGCTGACAAGCAAGCTGCGGCAGCTGGTGCCCGGAAAGCGTCACAGCCTATTGCTGTCGCGCTGCCACCTCAGCTGCTGAAGCAAACCTCGTCTTCCGGAATGCCCTCACCACACGTTACTCCCGCGCTACCCAAGGCACCAACGCCCAACCACCCTCGGCACATCTCACACCAAGGCTCGCATGGCTCTTCTCCGAACACACCGCAGGCTGCGCCAGGCACCAGCAAGTCCATGTCGCCTACGAACGCATATGGCCCTATCATGCCCAAGTCGATCCTGACGAAGCCAACAGCAGCGCAACATCAGAACCATCTTCAGCATGGCCAGCCAGCTCTACCCATGCTTCCCTTGGGACCTCCACCGGGCATGCAGGGGCCGCCAGGGCTGCACATGAGCGGTATGCCTCCCGCTCTGAATGGCTTCCCTGGCCAAGGCTCGATGCTACCTGGCATCATGGGTCCTCGTCCGGGCATGCCTCCGTTTCCGCCGCAGCTCGGTACACAGAACTTCCGTGGCTTCCCTCCACCAGGCATGCCAATGGGGCGCGGGTTCCCCATGGATGGTCCTCCTGGATTTGGTCCTATGCCAGGGTTTGGTGGGCCAAACCAGATGCCTGGCTTTGGCATGGGCTTGTCGCCTCATTCGCGACAAGGATCCGGGTCGTTTGACCGACTGCCTAGCGTGGACAGCCCCATCTCAGGCCCTCAGGCCCAGCCGATACAGCGGCCGACGCCCATCAAGCGTCCCTCGAGCACGAAACCGACCGATGACGAGTCACGACCCGATGTTGACGACCTTGCTGATCATCTAGGTAGCAAAGCACTACTCGATGACGCAGAGGACATGCCCGAGCCCATGGAGCGAAGAGCAAGCGTGCAGCAGCACAGCTCCTTCAGGAGCACCCCTATGGGCTTTGGATTTGCAGACGCACCAATGCCGTCCAGAAACGACTCGTTCTCGGCATTTGGAGCGCCTGGCGGCAATATCTGGGGTACACCGCCCATGCCATTCGCACTGGGTCCTGGCGCTACATGGGGCAACTCGCCCACCTCTGGCTTCTTCAACAACAACCCGTTTCCTGTCGGCAGTATTCGCACCAACGAGCGTGGCCCTAATGAGCAGCGCATAGTATGGTTACGTCGTATGGTATGTACCGCGTGCAAGATGGTGGCTGCTCGCCAACCCACACAAGACGGCTACGTGGATGCATCAGAGGTGCACCAGCAAATCGACGGGCTGCGCAACCCCAATGAGCCGGCCGTAACGCCTGAGGAAATCAAGGAGGCCTGCGATATCATCGACAGTACGCAGACGAACGGTGGAGGATCTCTCGAATACAAGGAGTCCGGCCCTGGTCGTCTGTCACACATCAAGTTCGTCGATGTCGCGGCGGCTCCACCTGCAACACTGGGTGAGATTGGCAGCCCAGTTCCAGGGCACAGTGTCTTGGTGGGCGGGTTTGGCAACCCAAGGCCGTTTCCTGGTCTTGGACCACAAGGTTTCTGA